From Acidimicrobiales bacterium:
GGGCATCACCGAGAGTCGTCGGCTGGTCGGTGCCTACGTGCTCCGAAAGGAGGACGGGGACCTCCGCTTTCCGGACGCGATCGCCCAGACGGGCCACTGGACGAGGCGACACGTGGTGTTCGACATCCCGTATCGCTGCCTCGTCACGCCGGCGGTGACCAACCTGCTTGTGGCGGGCCGATGCATCTCAACGACCCGCTACGTGCACCAGGCCACCAAGGAGATCCCGGCGGCGATGGCCACCGGGGAGGCCGCGGGCGCGGGAGCGGCACGGGCTGCCGCTGCCCGCGTCGCTGTCCAGCATGTCGACATCGCTGCCCTGCGTGCTGATCTTCGTTCGCAGGGTGCGTTCGTCGGCGGCCCCGACTGACGTCGCCTCCTCGTCCCGCGGCTTTCGAAGGGACGTCCGTGCAAGTACCCAGTGTTCCACCTTACGTCGAAATGGATCGCTGGCGCCCGGTGCTTTCGACATAAGGTGGAACGCGGGCACAATCGAGACGGTCGCTCTTCGGCGGCCGCGGGATGCCTCGCATCGCATCTGGGGGAGGTTGCTGTCACACCTCTCGCGTACGATGCCCACGGCGCCTCGAGTGGCCGGCGCCCACACCCAGGCCCTCCCAATGGATCGCATGACCAGGGAGTAGCCGTGATCGCCGCCATCCCATCCGCCACCCTCTTCGGTGTCGAGGGTCGGCCAGTCGCCGTGGAGGTACACGTCTCCAACGGCCTGCCCGGGTTCACCGTCGTCGGCCTGCCCGACGCCGCCTGCAGGGAGTCGCGAGACCGCGTGCGGGCGGCCCTGCTGTCGAGCGGGCTGCCTTGGCCGCTGCGGAGGGTGACGGTGAACCTCGCCCCCTCCGGGGTCCGCAAGGGTGGCGCGGGACTCGACCTGCCGATCGCCATCGGTCTGCTCGTCGCCAGCGGTCAGCTACCGGCCGAGGCGGTGGAGAACTGCGGTTTCCTGGGGGAGCTCGGACTCGACGGCTCGCTGCGGCGGATCCCTGGAGTCGTCGCTCTCGTGGATGCGATGTGCGTCGGTGCGGTCGTCGTGCCGGCAGCCTGCGCCGACGAGGCGGCGCTGGTTGGCCGCCACGTCGTCCGAGGGATCAGCTCGCTGTCCCAGCTCGTCGACGCCCTGCGGGGGGTGGGCCCCTGGCCGAGCGTGTCCGTTCGTCCGAGGGTGGCAGCGACGGGGTCCCAGGAGCCGGATCTCCGCGACGTGCGCGGCCAGCGCCTCGGCCGGCGGGCGCTTGAGGTGGCCGCGGCGGGAGGTCATCACGTGCTCTTCATCGGCCCACCGGGGTCTGGGAAGACAATGCTCGCCAGCCGGCTCGCGCCCATTCTTCCCCCACTGGGATCGGCAGAGGCCCTCGAGACGACGCGCGTGCACTCGACTGCAGGGCTCGCCCTGTCGGGCGACCTCGTCCGGCGCTCGCCGTTCCGGGCGCCGCACCATGGCGCCTCGGACGTGTCCGTCATCGGGGGTGGCACGTCGTGGATGCGACCGGGGGAAATCAGCCTTGCCCACAACGGCGTCCTGTTCCTCGACGAGATGGGTGAGTTTGCCGGGACGGTTCTCGAGGCCCTGCGTCAACCGCTCGAGGAGGGCGTGGTGCGAGTCTGCCGGGCTCGGGCGAGCGTGACCTTCCCCGCTCGCTTCCTGCTCGTCGGGGCCATGAACCCCTGTCCGTGCGGAGAAGGGTCGATGCCGGGTGCCTGTCGCTGCTCGGAGGCGGCGCGGGCGAGGTATGCGCGTCGTCTCTCCGGACCAGTGCTGGACCGCTTCGACCTGCGCGTCGCGCTGAGTCGTCCCGACGTCGGGGAGCTGCTGGGCGGACCGGCAGGGGAGAGCAGCGCGGCGGTGGCCGATCGCGTGGCCCAGGCCCGGGAGCTGGCCGGCGCACGCGGCGTGCGAGCCAATGCCGGGATTCCGGCGAACCGGCTGGACGAGGTTGCACCGCTCAGCAGTGAGGCCGAGGCGTTGCTGGAACGCCGGCTGCGATCGGGCGCGCTGAGCGCACGAGGGCTGCACCGCGTCCGGCGCGTCGCCCGTACGCTCGCCGACCTCGACGGCGCCCCACCGGTCATCGGAGCGGGGCAAGTGGCCGCGGCCCTCGAGCTGCGGGTGGCCTTCACGGCGCTGGCACCGTCGCTGGCGTCATGAGCGGCGCTGTGTCAGCCAACGAGGCCACGGAGGTCGACAGGCTCGCAGCGGCCGCGCTGGCAGGGCTGCCGAAGATGAGCTTCGGTCGGCTTCGCGCCCTGCTCGCGGCCGCCCCAGCGGCAGCGGCCTGGGCTGGGGTGGCGGAGGATCGGGGCTTCGTGCCGCGCGCTCTCGGTGGGGATACCGCTGCGTTCGCTGGTGACTGGGCGAGCGCGGCGCGACGGGTCGACCTGGCCGCGATAGGCCGGGCCCATCAGGCCGCCGGCGTCGCGGTACACCTGCTCGGGGACGCCGACTATCCCTCGGTGCTGGCGGACGACCACGAGGCACCAGCCGTGCTGTTCTCGCGCGGCGACCTCGGCGCCCTCACAGGGCCCATCGTCGCCGTCGTGGGTACACGCTCAGCGACGCACTACGGCCAGGACGTCGCCGCCGAGCTGTCGCGCGACCTGGCCCGGGCGGGCGTCGTCGTTGTCTCCGGCCTCGCCCTGGGTATCGACGCCGCTGCTCATCAAGGCGCGCTAGCCGCGACAGGCGCGCCGCCAGTGGGTGTGGTCGCGTCGGGCCTCGACGTCGTCTACCCCAGCCGCAACGCCCGGTTGTGGGACCAGGTGGCGACGAGGGGCACCTTGTTGTCCGAGTCCCCGCTCGGGACGACAGCTGCGGCCTGGCGCTTTCCGATGCGCAACCGGATCATCGCCGCCATCGCCCAGGTCGTCGTGGTCGTCGAGGGCCATCGCCGTAGTGGCGCGCTGCACACGGTCGAGGCCGCGATCGAGCGGGGGAGACTCGTGATGGCCGTCCCCGGCTCGGTGCGCAGTCCGGCCTCCGAGGGGACCAACGCTCTGCTGGCCGACGGATGTCAACCGGCTCGGGACGCCGACGACGTGTTGGTCGCGGTGGATCTGGAGCGGACCGGGCGCTCGACGACTCCGACTCCTCCACGGGGTGCCGAGCTCGGCGAAGACGAGAGAGCCACGTTGAACGCCCTCGACTGGCAGCCCACGGGGACCGACGAGGTCCTGCGGCGGACAGGGATGCCGCTGGGCGAGGTGGCGGTCATCCTCGACCGGCTGGAGGAGGCTGGTCTGGCCCGAGGAGGACCCGGCTGGTGGGAGCGACGTCGGCGTCGGTGAGCACGACCTACGGCAGAGAGCTTTCGACTCAGCGGGACCCAGTGAGCACGAGGGCGCCGACGGCGGCGACCATCGACAGGGGCACGGCCACAACGCCGAGGCGAGCTGCCTTGGCGAGTGACGGGCGCGCCCCGGCGGCTCGAGCCGCCCGTAGCCAGAGAATCCACGCCAGGGAGCCGGTCACGAAGAGGTTCGGTCCGATATCGAGCCCGACCAGCAGGGCGAATGGGTGGGGTGGCACCCGGGCGGCGAGCAGGGACGCCGCCGGCAGGTTGTTGACAAGGACTGACGTCCCGGCGGCGACGAACGCCGTAGCCCACACATCGAGATGCGACAAGGCCATCGCCGGGCCCGACCAGGCCCGACCGAGGACACCGAGTGCGACCGCCACCCCGAAGAGCCCGACGAGCACCGGGAGCCCTAGCGTGTCGAGTGTCGGCCCCAAGCGTTGCCTTCGCCCGACGCACCGAAGGGCGACGCCGACGAAGCCGACGAGGGCAACGGGAATGGCGGGGGACCTCAGGACCAGCACCAGCAGCGTGGCTGCCACAACCGCGGCAAGACCGATCCCGAGCACCGGCCGTTCCGGGCTCGTGAGCTCGCGGGCGGTCACCCGGAGCGACCGTCGCTCGAAGACGACGACGACGGCACCGGTCACTGCCAAGGCGGCGAGCCACGCCAGCCAGGTGTGGGCGAGGAACCTTCCCCCTGAAATGTGCAGGTGACCGAGGACGATGAGGTTCGTCAGGTTCGAGCCCGGCAAGAGGAGGGAGCCGGCATTGGCGAGCAGGAGACAGGCATAGACGAGGGGAGTTGCGTCGCTCTCCCCTCGGCTCCTGGCGGTGTAGACGAGGACAGGGGTCAGAAACACCACCGCCGTGTCGAGATTGAGGATCGCCGTCACGACGCCGACCACGACCGCCCCACCGACGAACAAGGCCAGGCCGCTTCGAGCGGTCCGGGCGAGCTGGTGGCCTGCGGCCGAGAACAGGCCGTCGTCCTCCGCCACGCGACCGACGAGGAGAAGACCCGTGACGAGGACGAACGGCGACCAGTCCTGCGCTGCCGCCAACCTGGCGTCGAGAGGATGAGTCGCGGCCGCGACCAGCGCGCCGGCGGCGCCCACCGCTGCCAACAGCCAGCCGAGCGGCAACCCGGGCCCAGCGTGGGGGTCCCGCTGCGGGGCCCTGTCCACCGAGCAAACGCTACACCTGGCTCTCGACACATCAACGACGATTGCGCTGTGAGATGCGGTCGCCTTCGAAGAGTCGTACGGTCTGACCTGTCGACACTGCCGACGGACCGGCGAGGGAGGAGCGCCATGAGCGGTGTGCACGAGACGGCGAGTGGCGCGACGGCTGCCGCTGGTCAAGGGCGATTGGCTCAGCTCATCGCGGCTCGCGGAGGAAAGGCGGAGCCAGAGGCTCCGTTCGTGATCGAGCACCGGGAAGCGCTGATCTACATGCTCTGCGAGGCGGCGGAGCTCGAGCACGGCATCATGTGCCAGTACCTCTTCGCCGCCTTTTCCCTCAAGCAGAGCGAGGACGAGGGCCTGAGCGCGACGGAAGTCGACGCCGCCCGGCGCTGGCGGGGGGCCGTCGCCCACGTGGCCACCCAGGAGATGCTCCACCTCGCGCTCGTCCACAACCTGCTGTCAGCAGTGGGCGCCGCGCCGCACCTGGCCCGGCCCAACCTGCCGCAGCCCCTCGATCACTATCCCGCCGGCGTGCAGCTGGCCTTGCTGCCATTCGGGGAGCAGGCGCTCCGGCATTTCATGTTCCTCGAGCGCCCCGAGGGCATGGAGCTCGAGGACGCCGACGGCCTGAGGGCGATGGGCAGGGCGGAGCCGGTTCTGGAGGAGGGCGACATCGTGCCCAGGTTGCAGGACTTCGCCACCGTCGGTCACCTGTACCGGTCGATCGAGCAGGGCCTCGCCCATCTGGCGGACAAGTACGGCGAGGAGGGCCTGTTCGTGGGGCCCGCCGAGGCCCAGGCGACCACCGCGAGCTTCCGCTGGCCCGAGCTGGTCGCGGTGACCGACCTCGGCTCGGCCCAGCAGGCCGTCGACACCATCCTCGAGCAGGGCGAGGGCCCGAGGGGCGAGTGGCGAACTGCCCATTTCGGACAGTTCGTCGAGGTGCTCGACGAGTTCTTGCAGATGAAAGAGGCCAACCCGGGCTTCGACCCGGTCCGTCCCGTGATGGCGGCCAACTGCCGCCAGCCGGAGCGCCACGTCGCGGTGCCGCTCATCACCGACGTGCTGACCGCAAAGTGCACCGACCTGTTCAACGTCGGCTACGAGATCCTGCTCCAGACCTTCGAGCGGTACTTCGCCCACACCGAGGAGACCGACGCGCAGCTGGCCACACTGGCCGATGCGACCCTGGCGCTGATGTTCCAGGTCATCAAGCCCCTAGGTGAGCTGATCACGACCCTTCCCGTGGGACCCGGCTTCGATGGCAAGACGGCGGGTCCCAGCTTCGAGCTGTTCTACGAGAGCGACTACCTGATGCCCCACCGCTCGGCGGCGTGGGCGCTGCTCGCCGAGCGCCTGGACGAGGCGGCCATGCTGTCTGGACAGATCGCCTCGGAGGCGGGCGGGCGGGTAGCCGACAGCCTGGCCCCGGTCGGTGCCGCCTTGTCGGACACGGCCCAATCGCTGAAGGACCACTTCTCGGACTGGGGCGCTCGTCCCCGAGCCACTCCGGACGTGGCGCCCGCAGCCGAAGCCGACGGCGACGGCGAACGCGAGGAGCTGGCGTCCTTGCGCGCCCGCGCCGATCAGTTGTCGCAGGCAGTCCGCGGTGCCGCCATCGGGGAGGTCCGGCGCGAGCTGGCGACGTTGTTCGACGGTGCCGTTCGGCTTACGAGAGCGGTCGTTGCCGGCGCTGACGACTTCGAGACCGGACAGGCGCGTGCGGTGGCCGCCCGACTGGTCGACAGCGTCCTGCGTCCGCTTGCAGACATCCTCGCCCCGGCGTCCGAGGGAGGGTCGGGGCGCGAAGAAGACCGCCCCGTCGCGGCCGAGGGCCCGGTGCGCGATCAAGCGTGGCAACTGGCCAAGGAGGCGACCCGGCTGTGCAGCCGTCTCAGCACGGATTCGGCGGCGAGGCGTGCCGTGCTCGAGGCGACCGCAGCGTTGCAAGATCTCGCCTGCCAGCTCGATCCGGATGAGGCTGACGCCCGGACGGAAGAGCTGCGGAGCCTGCAGGCCCGCATGGCGCCCGGGATCGAGCCCGCACCCGACGGTCCGTACCTCGTGACCAACGCCGAGAGCCTGCGTAGCTGGCTCGGAGAGGCAATCCCATCCCGCCCGACGATGGCGCTGTGCCGGTGCGGCGGCTCGGCCATGAAGCCGTTCTGCGACGGCACCCACGCCACGAACGGGTTCACCGCAGCCAAGGATCCGAAGCGGGTCCCTGACCGCCGTGACACCTATGTGGGCCAGCAGGTGACGATCCTCGACAACCGGGGAACGTGCCAGCACGCGGGCCTGTGCAGCGACCGCCTGTCGACGGTCTTTCGGACCGACCAGGAGCCCTTCGTCGCACCCAGCGGGGGCCGCATGGACGAGATCATCCGGGCCGTCCGGGACTGTCCCTCGGGGGCGCTCAGCTACGCCATCGACGGCGGGGAGGCGCGCGACCGCGTCGACTGGGACAACCGCCGGGAGCCGTCCATCGAGGTCTCCAAGGACGGTCCCTACCGCATCACCGGCGGGATCGCCCTCGTGAGAGACGACGGCGCTGACGTGGCGCGCAACGCTGGGGCGTCGTACGAGCACTACGCCCTGTGCCGCTGCGGCCACTCACAGAACAAGCCGTTCTGCAGCGGCATGCACTGGTACGTGGACTTCCATGATCCCGCTTTCGACCCCGACCGCGAGCCGACGATGTTCGAATGGTGCGGCGGCCTTCCTGCCCTCACCAGGATGACCCGGCTGTTCTACGAAAGGTATGTGCCCGAGGACGCGCTGCTGGCCCCACTGTTCGCCAACATGTCGGCCGACCACCCGCAACGGGTGGCCAAGTGGCTGGGCGAGGTGTTCGGCGGACCCCCGGCGTACAGCGAGGAATTCGGGGGCTACACGCGGATGGTGCATCAGCACATCGGCAAGGGCCTCACCGAGGAGAAGCGCGCCCGCTGGGTCACGCTCATCCTCCGTTCGGCCGACGAGGCTGGGATGCCGAGAGATCCCGAGTTCCGCTCCGCCTTCGCCTCCTACATCGAGTGGGGATCGCGCCTCGCTCTCGAGAACTCCCAGGCTGGCGCCGAGCCTCCCGAGCACATGCCCATGCCTCATTGGAGCTGGGGCACCGCCGGCCCTCCGGGCGGTAGGGTCTCAGCCGTGCCCTCTGCGGATGCCGGCGACGAGCCACCGGCGGCCTTGCCCACTTCCGACGAGACGGTGAGCTTCGCCAAGCACATCAAGCCGCTGTTTCGCGACCGCGACCGGCAATCGATGAAATTTGCCTTCGACCTCTGGTCCTTCGACGACGTGGGCGCGCGAGCTGACGACATCCTCGAGCGCCTGCGGAACGGGTCGATGCCGTGCGACCGAGCGTGGTCGGAGGAGAAGGTGCAGGTCTTCCAGCGCTGGATCGACTCGGGCAAGACTGCCTGACCCGGGGGAGGGGTCGCAGCTCACTGACCCGGGCGCGAGCCGAGCAGGGCGGTGCCGAAGTCGGTGCTGCCGTGGTCGTAGGCCCGATCGGGGTCGGCCCGGACTCTCGAGTCCTGAGCCTTGGCGTCGTCGCCGACGAGGATCCGCCAGCGTCCCGCCCGCACGCCGTCCAGGATGATCGTCGCCGCCTCGGCGGCGGTGAGTGGTGCGCTGTCACGGAAGCCCTCGACCATCATCTTGACGATCTGGCGCAGCTGGTCAGCCGAGATGTCGTCCGCCGGGAGGCCCCGCATGGCCATCTGGTCTCGCATCTGCTCGAGGTCGGCGTCGGGGATCTCCTCCGGCTCGGGGCTGCCGAGGATGCGCCGGGAGTTGACCACGATGTCGGTCCCGATGTGGCCGGGCATCACGACCGCGACCTTGACGTGTGGCGCGTGGATCCTGAGATCCTCGATCAGGGCCTCGGAGAACCCCTTCACCGCGAACTTGGCCGTGCTGTAGGCCGTGTGGGGGACGCCGGGACCGAGCGACGCCCAGAATCCGTTCACGCTGCTGGTGTTGACGAGGTAGCCGTCGTCGCTGGCGATCAACAGGGGCAGGAATGCTCGGGTGCAGTAGTAGACACCCCACCAGTCGATGGCGAAGGTCCGCTCCCAGGCCGCCCGCTCGTCGGCGATGAAGCTGCCGCCTCCTCCGATGCCGGCGTTGTTGAACACCAGGTTCACGTGGTCGGTTGCGTGCTGGCTCGTCACCTCGTCACGAAAGCTCTGGACGTCGGCCTCGACCGAGACGTCGCACACGTGCGTCGTGATCCGGCTCCCGGCTGGGGCGCGTCCGGCCGTCTCGCTCACACCGGCGGGGTCGATGTCGCAGGTGGCGACCGCGCATCCCTCGGCTGCGAGCTGAAGCACCAGCTCCCGTCCCATGCCGGAGGCGCCTCCGGTGACAACGGCCAACTTCCCGGCAAACGAGTCCACGCTCGAGCTCCACGCCCTTCCGGGCCGGCCTTGGGGCCGGCGGTCCTGGGTGAGCCACCGTAGGCGGGCTCGACCCGGTCGGGCTAGTGGCAGAGGCCGCAGGGCGCGGCGAGCGACGCTGCCGGGGCCAGGGGCAGCTCGACGAAGGAGGCCGCCCTCGCGTTGCGCTGGACCTGGTACGCGCCCCCGACGAGATTGGCCAGCTGCGCCGGGGTGGGACCGAGGTGGGGGGTGTCCGACGTCGTGACCGTGACGCGGAGGCGGTGCCCGGGAGCGAGCACGGCGACGGTCGGGAAGACCTCGACGTCGAATCGCGTCACCGAGCCGGTCGTCACCGGCGTGGCGGAGGCCTGCGTGTACGGGTGGTACGGAAGGAGCGGCACGCCACCGGATCCGTACCAGCTCTTCCCCGCGTCCACGGCCCGGAACGAGCCCAGCAGGGCTCCCGCCGTCAGGGGCGTGGAGGCGCCGCTCGGCGCCACGTCCTCCACGGTCGCCACCCACTCCGCGTCCTTCGTCGTCGAGGTGGCGTAGATGGTGGCGTCGATGGGGCCGCCCAGGACGGTCGGCGTGCCGAAGGCGCCGGTCGTGTAGGTGAGCGCGTTCGGCCCCGTCTGCAGCGCTCGGTCGTCGGTCGTGCAGGGGTCGCCCGGAAGGCCGGCTGAGGTGGTGGCCAGCGACAGCGCGCCCATGCTCCACTGCTCGGACTGGCGGTCGCAGGGGTTCGTGGCCCCCGTGAAGAGCACCGGGTCAGATCCGCTGCTCGCGGCCGGCCGGCCGGGCCGAAGGGTGCCGTCGTTGGTCGAGGGCGCCGACGACCCCGAGGGTCCGGCGGACAGGTAGTAGGTGGTCGGCCGGGCCTGGGGAAGCGGCCACGTGGCGGCGTCGGTCCAGCGGTTGGATCCCAGCTGGAAGAGATGGAGTGGCGTCCTGGTCTGGCCCATGCCCGTGGGCTCGCCCCGCAGCCAGGTGTCGAACCATTCGAGCTGGACGCGATGGAGGTCGACTCCCTGTCCGGCGGTCAGGTGGTACCAGGGACCCATCATGAGCTGGTAGCGGCCCGTCACGGGCTGGTCGGCTCGCATGGGGGCCCCGACAGGTCGGTGGGCCCAGGCGTTCTGGAGACCGGCATAGTTGAGCGGCTCGCCCCGCTGGAACAGGTCGTACCAGCCCCCCACGAGGAAGGCCGGGATGCCGTCGGAGACGATCTTGGAGAGCACGTCCGCCGGGTTGCGCGCCGCCCAGTAGGCGCCGTCGTAGGCCTGGTCTCCGCCGCTCTCGGTGTTCGCCAGGCTGGCGGCGTGGTACGTGGCCAGGCCCTGGGCGTGCTGGGCCTCGACGCTTGCCAGAGTGGCGCCGCTGCCGCTGTTGGGCGCGGCGGCGCTCTCCAAGGGCGGGTTGGCCATGTTGAGCGCCCCCGTCAGGCCCAGGTAGAGCCCGCCGAACTCGGTGTCGGGGATGCCGCCCTGGAGTGCGGTGTCCCGGTAGATGTCGTCGGCGGAGATGACGGGGAACAGCGCCTTGACCGGTGAGCCAGGGCCGAGACGGGCGGCGGTGAGGAACTGGTTGATGCCCATGTAGGACTCGCCGAACAGGCCCACTGCACCGGTCGAATGGGGCAGGCGGGCCACCCAGCGGACCAGAGCGGCCCCGTCGCTGGCCTGGGCCGGGTCGAACAGGCCCCAGCTGCCGCCCGAGTCGCCGGTGCCCCGGACGT
This genomic window contains:
- a CDS encoding YifB family Mg chelatase-like AAA ATPase, whose product is MIAAIPSATLFGVEGRPVAVEVHVSNGLPGFTVVGLPDAACRESRDRVRAALLSSGLPWPLRRVTVNLAPSGVRKGGAGLDLPIAIGLLVASGQLPAEAVENCGFLGELGLDGSLRRIPGVVALVDAMCVGAVVVPAACADEAALVGRHVVRGISSLSQLVDALRGVGPWPSVSVRPRVAATGSQEPDLRDVRGQRLGRRALEVAAAGGHHVLFIGPPGSGKTMLASRLAPILPPLGSAEALETTRVHSTAGLALSGDLVRRSPFRAPHHGASDVSVIGGGTSWMRPGEISLAHNGVLFLDEMGEFAGTVLEALRQPLEEGVVRVCRARASVTFPARFLLVGAMNPCPCGEGSMPGACRCSEAARARYARRLSGPVLDRFDLRVALSRPDVGELLGGPAGESSAAVADRVAQARELAGARGVRANAGIPANRLDEVAPLSSEAEALLERRLRSGALSARGLHRVRRVARTLADLDGAPPVIGAGQVAAALELRVAFTALAPSLAS
- the dprA gene encoding DNA-processing protein DprA, with protein sequence MSGAVSANEATEVDRLAAAALAGLPKMSFGRLRALLAAAPAAAAWAGVAEDRGFVPRALGGDTAAFAGDWASAARRVDLAAIGRAHQAAGVAVHLLGDADYPSVLADDHEAPAVLFSRGDLGALTGPIVAVVGTRSATHYGQDVAAELSRDLARAGVVVVSGLALGIDAAAHQGALAATGAPPVGVVASGLDVVYPSRNARLWDQVATRGTLLSESPLGTTAAAWRFPMRNRIIAAIAQVVVVVEGHRRSGALHTVEAAIERGRLVMAVPGSVRSPASEGTNALLADGCQPARDADDVLVAVDLERTGRSTTPTPPRGAELGEDERATLNALDWQPTGTDEVLRRTGMPLGEVAVILDRLEEAGLARGGPGWWERRRRR
- a CDS encoding SLC13 family permease, translating into MDRAPQRDPHAGPGLPLGWLLAAVGAAGALVAAATHPLDARLAAAQDWSPFVLVTGLLLVGRVAEDDGLFSAAGHQLARTARSGLALFVGGAVVVGVVTAILNLDTAVVFLTPVLVYTARSRGESDATPLVYACLLLANAGSLLLPGSNLTNLIVLGHLHISGGRFLAHTWLAWLAALAVTGAVVVVFERRSLRVTARELTSPERPVLGIGLAAVVAATLLVLVLRSPAIPVALVGFVGVALRCVGRRQRLGPTLDTLGLPVLVGLFGVAVALGVLGRAWSGPAMALSHLDVWATAFVAAGTSVLVNNLPAASLLAARVPPHPFALLVGLDIGPNLFVTGSLAWILWLRAARAAGARPSLAKAARLGVVAVPLSMVAAVGALVLTGSR
- a CDS encoding ferritin-like domain-containing protein; amino-acid sequence: MSGVHETASGATAAAGQGRLAQLIAARGGKAEPEAPFVIEHREALIYMLCEAAELEHGIMCQYLFAAFSLKQSEDEGLSATEVDAARRWRGAVAHVATQEMLHLALVHNLLSAVGAAPHLARPNLPQPLDHYPAGVQLALLPFGEQALRHFMFLERPEGMELEDADGLRAMGRAEPVLEEGDIVPRLQDFATVGHLYRSIEQGLAHLADKYGEEGLFVGPAEAQATTASFRWPELVAVTDLGSAQQAVDTILEQGEGPRGEWRTAHFGQFVEVLDEFLQMKEANPGFDPVRPVMAANCRQPERHVAVPLITDVLTAKCTDLFNVGYEILLQTFERYFAHTEETDAQLATLADATLALMFQVIKPLGELITTLPVGPGFDGKTAGPSFELFYESDYLMPHRSAAWALLAERLDEAAMLSGQIASEAGGRVADSLAPVGAALSDTAQSLKDHFSDWGARPRATPDVAPAAEADGDGEREELASLRARADQLSQAVRGAAIGEVRRELATLFDGAVRLTRAVVAGADDFETGQARAVAARLVDSVLRPLADILAPASEGGSGREEDRPVAAEGPVRDQAWQLAKEATRLCSRLSTDSAARRAVLEATAALQDLACQLDPDEADARTEELRSLQARMAPGIEPAPDGPYLVTNAESLRSWLGEAIPSRPTMALCRCGGSAMKPFCDGTHATNGFTAAKDPKRVPDRRDTYVGQQVTILDNRGTCQHAGLCSDRLSTVFRTDQEPFVAPSGGRMDEIIRAVRDCPSGALSYAIDGGEARDRVDWDNRREPSIEVSKDGPYRITGGIALVRDDGADVARNAGASYEHYALCRCGHSQNKPFCSGMHWYVDFHDPAFDPDREPTMFEWCGGLPALTRMTRLFYERYVPEDALLAPLFANMSADHPQRVAKWLGEVFGGPPAYSEEFGGYTRMVHQHIGKGLTEEKRARWVTLILRSADEAGMPRDPEFRSAFASYIEWGSRLALENSQAGAEPPEHMPMPHWSWGTAGPPGGRVSAVPSADAGDEPPAALPTSDETVSFAKHIKPLFRDRDRQSMKFAFDLWSFDDVGARADDILERLRNGSMPCDRAWSEEKVQVFQRWIDSGKTA
- a CDS encoding SDR family oxidoreductase, giving the protein MDSFAGKLAVVTGGASGMGRELVLQLAAEGCAVATCDIDPAGVSETAGRAPAGSRITTHVCDVSVEADVQSFRDEVTSQHATDHVNLVFNNAGIGGGGSFIADERAAWERTFAIDWWGVYYCTRAFLPLLIASDDGYLVNTSSVNGFWASLGPGVPHTAYSTAKFAVKGFSEALIEDLRIHAPHVKVAVVMPGHIGTDIVVNSRRILGSPEPEEIPDADLEQMRDQMAMRGLPADDISADQLRQIVKMMVEGFRDSAPLTAAEAATIILDGVRAGRWRILVGDDAKAQDSRVRADPDRAYDHGSTDFGTALLGSRPGQ
- a CDS encoding CocE/NonD family hydrolase, with product MGTEVRRWRGLVVIAVAAIVVAAGAAVPGAASAAAGAAPPAWQPEAATYGVGSTSNVGVTMADGTVLRVDVHFPTDPATGKAAPGPFPVLLTQTPYGKEALGDSYFVQRGYLEVVADVRGTGDSGGSWGLFDPAQASDGAALVRWVARLPHSTGAVGLFGESYMGINQFLTAARLGPGSPVKALFPVISADDIYRDTALQGGIPDTEFGGLYLGLTGALNMANPPLESAAAPNSGSGATLASVEAQHAQGLATYHAASLANTESGGDQAYDGAYWAARNPADVLSKIVSDGIPAFLVGGWYDLFQRGEPLNYAGLQNAWAHRPVGAPMRADQPVTGRYQLMMGPWYHLTAGQGVDLHRVQLEWFDTWLRGEPTGMGQTRTPLHLFQLGSNRWTDAATWPLPQARPTTYYLSAGPSGSSAPSTNDGTLRPGRPAASSGSDPVLFTGATNPCDRQSEQWSMGALSLATTSAGLPGDPCTTDDRALQTGPNALTYTTGAFGTPTVLGGPIDATIYATSTTKDAEWVATVEDVAPSGASTPLTAGALLGSFRAVDAGKSWYGSGGVPLLPYHPYTQASATPVTTGSVTRFDVEVFPTVAVLAPGHRLRVTVTTSDTPHLGPTPAQLANLVGGAYQVQRNARAASFVELPLAPAASLAAPCGLCH